The following are encoded in a window of Cycloclasticus pugetii PS-1 genomic DNA:
- the glmU gene encoding bifunctional UDP-N-acetylglucosamine diphosphorylase/glucosamine-1-phosphate N-acetyltransferase GlmU yields the protein MNIKTIVLAAGKGTRMKSNKAKVLHQIGGKPMLQHVIESARPLSSEVVVVYGHNGEEVKKKHSQFDINWVEQTEQLGTGHAVKQASHYIAEDDIVLILYGDVPLIHSSTLHKLITQVSTKSMSLLTVTLKNPMGYGRIVREGNKVCKIVEQKDATDVQLQINEVNTGIMAVHGKHLVNWLGKLNNSNAQGEYYLTDIIEMAVTEGVSVNTVQALDEFEVQGVNSKIQLNELERYYQLCKAKALMNLGATLADKSRIDVRGELTLAGNDVYIDINNVFIGAVSLGSNVHIGPNCVIENAIIADSVVIKANSVLENCVVGENSTIGPFARLRPGAELAKGVHIGNFVEVKKATIDEGSKVNHLSYIGDAEVGKFVNVGAGTITCNYDGVNKHKTAIKDGAFIGSGTQLVAPVTVEEGATLGAGTTLSKDAPANSLTVTRAKQITLNGWKKPMKD from the coding sequence ATGAATATAAAAACCATCGTATTAGCTGCGGGCAAAGGCACGCGGATGAAGTCGAATAAAGCAAAAGTGTTGCATCAAATTGGTGGAAAACCTATGTTACAGCACGTTATTGAGTCAGCTAGACCATTGAGCAGTGAGGTTGTTGTTGTTTATGGTCATAATGGCGAAGAGGTTAAAAAGAAACATTCGCAGTTTGATATTAATTGGGTTGAACAAACCGAACAATTGGGAACAGGCCATGCAGTCAAGCAGGCATCACATTACATAGCTGAAGACGATATTGTATTAATTTTATATGGCGATGTGCCATTAATTCACAGTTCTACACTGCATAAGTTGATTACACAGGTTAGTACTAAGTCTATGTCTTTATTAACGGTAACACTCAAAAACCCAATGGGTTACGGGCGAATCGTTAGAGAGGGTAATAAGGTTTGTAAGATAGTTGAGCAGAAAGATGCGACAGATGTTCAATTACAAATTAATGAGGTTAATACCGGCATTATGGCGGTTCACGGGAAGCATTTAGTAAACTGGTTGGGGAAATTAAATAATAGTAATGCTCAGGGAGAATATTACTTAACAGATATTATTGAAATGGCGGTTACTGAAGGTGTTAGCGTTAATACAGTACAGGCTTTAGATGAATTTGAAGTACAAGGTGTTAATTCAAAAATACAACTGAATGAACTTGAGAGATATTATCAACTGTGTAAGGCAAAAGCGTTGATGAACTTAGGTGCTACACTTGCAGATAAGTCGAGGATAGATGTCCGAGGTGAATTGACGTTAGCCGGTAATGACGTTTATATAGATATCAATAATGTTTTTATTGGGGCAGTTAGCTTAGGTAGTAATGTACATATTGGGCCAAATTGTGTGATTGAAAATGCGATTATTGCTGATAGTGTTGTCATTAAAGCTAATTCTGTATTAGAAAATTGTGTTGTCGGTGAAAATAGTACAATCGGCCCCTTTGCTCGACTTCGTCCTGGTGCAGAGCTGGCAAAAGGTGTGCATATCGGCAACTTTGTTGAAGTGAAAAAAGCAACTATTGATGAGGGATCAAAGGTAAACCACTTAAGTTATATTGGTGATGCTGAAGTTGGTAAATTCGTTAATGTTGGCGCCGGTACTATTACATGTAATTATGACGGTGTTAATAAACATAAAACCGCTATCAAAGATGGTGCATTTATTGGCTCTGGCACACAACTAGTTGCCCCGGTTACAGTAGAGGAAGGGGCTACTTTAGGTGCCGGAACAACATTGTCAAAAGATGCTCCCGCTAATTCCCTAACAGTGACTCGTGCAAAACAAATAACATTAAATGGCTGGAAGAAGCCGATGAAGGATTAA
- a CDS encoding F0F1 ATP synthase subunit epsilon: MSMTIHVDIVSAEASIFSGLAEMVFAPGELGELGIAPRHAPLVTRLKPGEVRVNTGKVELDFFISGGILEIQPHLVTVLADTAVRADDLDEAKALAAKKQAEEVLANKTSDIDFAKAQAELAEAAAQLQAISRLRKTR; encoded by the coding sequence ATGAGCATGACAATTCATGTCGACATTGTAAGTGCAGAAGCTTCCATTTTTTCTGGATTGGCTGAAATGGTTTTCGCTCCGGGTGAACTGGGTGAACTGGGTATTGCGCCACGGCATGCGCCACTTGTTACTCGACTTAAACCGGGTGAGGTTCGTGTGAATACTGGTAAAGTTGAGTTGGATTTCTTTATTTCAGGTGGTATTCTCGAGATTCAACCTCATCTAGTGACGGTTCTTGCTGATACAGCTGTTAGAGCGGATGACTTAGATGAAGCAAAAGCGTTGGCAGCCAAGAAACAAGCTGAAGAGGTATTAGCAAATAAAACATCTGATATTGATTTTGCTAAGGCTCAAGCAGAGTTAGCTGAAGCTGCAGCACAGTTACAGGCAATTAGCCGGTTAAGGAAAACACGTTAA
- the atpD gene encoding F0F1 ATP synthase subunit beta, with protein MSSGVIVQIIGAVVDVEFPRDAIPKVYDALLVKEVGLTLEVQQQIGDGVVRTIAMGTTDGVKRGLDVTNTGEAIQVPVGTKTLGRIMNVLGEPIDEKGPIGEEERWGIHRTAPSYEEQAASNDILETGIKVIDLVCPFAKGGKVGLFGGAGVGKTVNMMELTRNIAIEHSGYSVFAGVGERTREGNDFYHEMTDSNVIDKVSLVYGQMNEPPGNRLRVALTGLTMAEKFRADGSDVLLFIDNIYRYTLAGTEVSALLGRMPSAVGYQPNLAEEMGVFQERITSTREGSITSIQAVYVPADDLTDPSPATTFAHLDATVVLSRQIAELGIYPAIDPLDSTSRQLDPLVIGEEHYQVARDVQGTLQRYKELRDIIAILGMDELSEEDKLSVARARKIQRFLSQPFFVAEVFTGSPGKYVSLKDTIAGFKGIIAGDYDHIPEQAFYMSGTIDEVIEKHAKQAA; from the coding sequence ATGAGCTCAGGTGTTATCGTTCAAATTATTGGCGCGGTTGTTGACGTGGAATTTCCACGTGATGCTATACCGAAAGTATATGACGCACTCCTTGTAAAGGAAGTGGGTTTAACACTAGAAGTACAACAGCAGATTGGCGACGGTGTTGTTCGTACCATTGCTATGGGTACAACAGACGGTGTTAAAAGGGGCTTAGATGTAACGAATACTGGTGAAGCAATTCAAGTACCAGTAGGAACTAAAACATTAGGTCGTATTATGAATGTTCTAGGTGAACCGATTGATGAAAAAGGACCAATTGGTGAAGAAGAACGCTGGGGTATTCACCGTACAGCGCCTTCTTATGAAGAACAGGCAGCATCAAATGATATTTTAGAAACAGGTATTAAAGTTATTGACTTAGTTTGCCCGTTTGCAAAAGGTGGTAAAGTTGGTTTGTTTGGTGGTGCTGGTGTTGGTAAAACCGTTAATATGATGGAGTTGACCCGTAACATCGCGATTGAACATAGCGGCTATTCAGTATTTGCTGGTGTGGGTGAACGTACTCGTGAAGGAAACGATTTTTATCATGAGATGACCGATTCAAACGTTATTGATAAAGTATCGTTAGTTTACGGACAGATGAATGAGCCTCCAGGAAACAGATTACGTGTTGCTTTAACAGGCTTAACGATGGCTGAGAAATTTCGTGCGGACGGCAGTGATGTTTTATTGTTTATTGATAACATTTATCGTTACACATTAGCTGGAACAGAAGTGTCTGCGCTATTGGGACGTATGCCTTCAGCGGTGGGTTATCAACCTAACCTTGCCGAAGAAATGGGTGTATTCCAAGAACGTATTACATCAACCCGTGAAGGTTCAATTACCTCCATTCAAGCGGTTTATGTTCCTGCGGATGATTTAACCGATCCATCGCCTGCAACGACATTTGCTCACTTGGATGCGACTGTTGTGTTATCACGTCAAATTGCTGAACTGGGTATTTACCCTGCTATTGACCCATTAGATTCTACAAGTCGTCAATTAGATCCATTAGTGATTGGTGAAGAGCACTATCAAGTGGCTCGTGATGTTCAAGGTACGTTGCAACGTTATAAAGAATTAAGAGATATTATTGCTATTCTGGGTATGGATGAGTTATCAGAAGAAGATAAATTATCGGTTGCTCGTGCACGTAAAATTCAACGTTTCTTATCACAACCATTCTTTGTGGCTGAGGTGTTTACAGGTTCGCCTGGTAAATACGTTTCACTTAAAGATACTATTGCAGGTTTTAAAGGTATTATTGCAGGTGATTACGATCATATTCCTGAGCAAGCATTCTATATGTCAGGAACGATTGACGAAGTGATTGAAAAACACGCTAAGCAAGCAGCTTAA
- the atpG gene encoding F0F1 ATP synthase subunit gamma: MAVGKEIKTKIASVQSTQKITRAMEMVAASKMRKTQERVFAARPYAKKIGQVIRHLAQARTEYKHPYLADRECKRVGIILISSDRGLCGGLNSNLFRKFVGQLKTWDEEGVDVVMASIGSKGEGFLGRLGGNVLGSVTHIGETPSLEDIIGVVKSMLDEYDEGNIDRFYIAHNDYVNTMTQTPEITQLLPVYTEELDDELTHHWDYIYEPDAKEVLDQLLVRYIESLVYQGLLENNACEQAARMVAMKSASDNAGTLIDELQLIYNKARQAAITQELSEIVAGAAAV; encoded by the coding sequence ATGGCAGTTGGAAAAGAAATTAAGACCAAGATTGCGAGTGTTCAAAGTACACAAAAAATAACACGCGCAATGGAAATGGTCGCCGCAAGTAAAATGCGTAAAACACAAGAGCGTGTTTTTGCGGCTCGTCCATATGCTAAAAAAATAGGGCAGGTTATACGTCATTTGGCTCAGGCTAGAACCGAATATAAGCACCCTTATTTGGCAGATAGAGAATGTAAGCGCGTTGGCATCATATTAATCAGCAGTGATCGTGGATTATGTGGTGGTTTGAACTCAAATTTATTTCGTAAGTTTGTAGGTCAGCTGAAAACCTGGGATGAAGAAGGTGTTGATGTTGTTATGGCATCAATCGGCTCAAAAGGCGAAGGGTTTTTAGGCCGGTTAGGTGGTAACGTTCTTGGCTCTGTGACTCATATCGGTGAGACACCATCGTTAGAAGACATCATTGGTGTTGTTAAAAGCATGTTAGATGAATATGACGAAGGTAATATTGATCGTTTTTATATAGCGCATAATGACTATGTAAACACAATGACTCAAACACCAGAAATCACTCAGCTACTGCCTGTATACACAGAAGAGTTAGATGATGAACTTACACATCATTGGGACTATATCTATGAACCAGATGCAAAAGAAGTATTGGATCAATTATTGGTTAGATACATCGAATCGCTGGTATACCAAGGGCTATTAGAAAATAATGCTTGTGAACAAGCAGCTCGAATGGTTGCTATGAAAAGTGCATCCGACAACGCAGGTACATTAATTGATGAATTGCAGCTGATTTATAACAAAGCAAGGCAAGCAGCAATTACACAAGAACTATCGGAAATCGTTGCTGGTGCAGCAGCGGTATAG
- the atpA gene encoding F0F1 ATP synthase subunit alpha — protein MQLNPSEISDLIKKKIENFDTDVEAKTEGTIVSLTDGIARVHGLSDAMQGEMLEFPGNTFGMALNLERDSVGVVIMGSYLHLSEGDSVKCTGRILEVPTGEAMLGRVVDALGSPIDGKGAINAESSSPVERIAPGVIARQSVDEPVQTGLKSIDAMIPLGRGQRELIIGDRQTGKTAIAIDAIINQKGTGIKCIYVAIGQKQSSIANVVRKLEEHGAMDHTIVVNAGAADSPALQFIAPYAGCAMGEYFRDKGEDALIIYDDLTKQAWAYRQISLLLRRPPGREAYPGDVFYLHSRLLERAARINVEEVERLTDGKVKGKTGSLTALPIIETQAGDVSAFVPTNVISITDGQIFLETDLFNAGIRPAVNAGLSVSRVGGAAQTKSVKKLGGGTRLDLAQYRELAAFAQFASDLDAATKAQIDRGIRVTELMKQNQYAPLSVPQMSISLFAANEGFIDAVDVDKVLDFEAALHGFMEREKADLVAAIGDEGHYNDEIIADLKSSIEEFVNTQTW, from the coding sequence ATGCAATTAAATCCATCCGAGATAAGTGATCTTATCAAGAAAAAAATCGAAAACTTCGATACAGACGTAGAAGCTAAAACAGAAGGCACAATCGTTTCTTTAACAGACGGCATTGCTCGAGTACATGGCTTATCAGATGCTATGCAAGGTGAGATGTTAGAGTTTCCTGGCAATACATTTGGTATGGCACTTAACCTTGAAAGAGACTCTGTAGGGGTTGTTATCATGGGCTCATACCTGCACCTTTCAGAGGGTGACAGTGTAAAATGTACTGGTCGAATTTTAGAAGTTCCAACTGGTGAGGCAATGCTAGGTCGTGTAGTTGATGCATTAGGTAGCCCAATTGACGGTAAAGGAGCCATTAATGCTGAGTCATCATCGCCAGTAGAGCGAATTGCACCAGGTGTGATTGCACGTCAATCAGTGGACGAACCAGTGCAAACAGGTTTGAAATCAATTGATGCAATGATTCCATTAGGTCGTGGCCAACGTGAATTAATTATCGGCGACAGACAAACTGGAAAAACAGCCATCGCTATTGATGCAATTATCAATCAAAAAGGCACAGGTATTAAGTGTATCTATGTTGCGATTGGTCAAAAACAGTCTTCAATTGCAAATGTTGTTAGAAAACTTGAAGAGCATGGCGCGATGGATCACACAATTGTGGTCAATGCGGGTGCAGCTGATTCGCCAGCACTACAATTTATTGCACCATACGCTGGTTGTGCAATGGGCGAGTATTTCCGTGATAAGGGCGAAGATGCGTTAATCATTTATGATGATTTAACAAAACAAGCATGGGCGTATCGTCAAATTTCATTATTACTTCGTCGTCCACCAGGACGTGAAGCATACCCAGGAGATGTCTTTTATCTTCACTCTAGACTATTAGAGCGTGCAGCTAGAATTAATGTTGAAGAAGTTGAGAGACTAACAGATGGTAAAGTTAAAGGTAAAACAGGCTCATTAACCGCCTTACCTATTATTGAAACTCAAGCAGGTGACGTTTCTGCATTTGTTCCTACCAACGTTATTTCTATTACTGATGGTCAAATTTTCTTAGAAACAGATTTATTTAATGCGGGTATTAGACCAGCGGTTAATGCTGGCTTGTCTGTCTCTCGTGTGGGTGGCGCAGCGCAAACTAAATCAGTTAAGAAGCTAGGCGGTGGTACACGTCTTGATTTGGCTCAGTATCGTGAATTGGCAGCCTTTGCACAGTTTGCATCAGATCTTGATGCGGCGACTAAAGCGCAAATTGATCGTGGAATTCGTGTGACTGAATTGATGAAACAAAATCAGTATGCGCCATTAAGTGTGCCTCAAATGTCGATTTCATTGTTTGCAGCTAATGAAGGTTTTATTGACGCAGTTGATGTTGATAAAGTACTAGATTTTGAAGCAGCTCTTCATGGTTTTATGGAAAGAGAAAAGGCTGATCTTGTTGCAGCAATTGGTGATGAAGGTCACTATAACGATGAGATTATTGCTGACTTGAAGTCTTCTATCGAAGAGTTTGTAAACACACAAACCTGGTAA
- a CDS encoding F0F1 ATP synthase subunit delta: MAELAALARPYAEAVFLMADEKGEFDQWSKMLGFLNLVMSDEQVKKLIDNPKLSKNDLENAMTGICEGQMDARGLNFVKLLTKNNRLSLTSEITSQYEIKKAEKCGELGVKVISAFPMTDEDKAKLSVSLSDSFGKKVTINVEEDSSLIGGMIIRAGDKVIDGSLNSQIKQLANKLK; encoded by the coding sequence ATGGCTGAGTTAGCAGCGCTTGCGAGACCTTATGCTGAAGCTGTGTTCTTAATGGCTGATGAAAAAGGTGAGTTTGACCAGTGGTCAAAAATGTTAGGTTTTTTAAATCTAGTCATGAGCGACGAACAAGTCAAGAAGCTAATAGATAACCCAAAATTATCCAAAAATGATCTAGAAAATGCCATGACGGGCATTTGTGAAGGGCAAATGGATGCTAGAGGGCTCAATTTCGTTAAGCTACTGACTAAAAACAATCGCTTGTCATTAACCAGCGAAATTACCAGCCAGTACGAAATTAAAAAAGCTGAAAAATGCGGAGAGCTTGGTGTAAAAGTAATATCAGCCTTTCCTATGACTGACGAAGATAAGGCTAAGTTAAGTGTGTCTTTATCGGACTCGTTCGGCAAAAAAGTAACGATTAACGTTGAAGAGGATTCAAGCTTAATAGGCGGCATGATAATTCGTGCTGGTGATAAAGTGATTGACGGCTCTTTAAATAGTCAGATTAAACAATTGGCTAATAAGCTAAAATAG
- a CDS encoding F0F1 ATP synthase subunit B, with protein MNINATLIGQTIAFFMFVWFCMKFVWPPLMAAMEERKSKIAEGLAAGERGKKEHELAEKRAKEVLQEARAEASDIINLANVRAGEMVEEAKSKAVEEAVKVKKGAEAEIEQEIASAREALRQQVSVLAVSAAEKIIKSEIDASKHQAIIDDISGKLGAV; from the coding sequence ATGAATATTAATGCAACCCTAATAGGCCAAACGATAGCATTTTTTATGTTCGTTTGGTTCTGCATGAAATTTGTATGGCCGCCTTTAATGGCAGCTATGGAAGAGCGGAAAAGCAAAATTGCTGAAGGCCTAGCGGCGGGCGAACGTGGAAAAAAGGAACATGAATTAGCTGAAAAACGAGCTAAAGAAGTGTTGCAAGAAGCGCGCGCTGAAGCGTCAGATATCATCAATTTAGCAAATGTACGTGCTGGAGAAATGGTTGAAGAGGCAAAAAGCAAAGCAGTTGAAGAAGCCGTAAAAGTAAAAAAAGGCGCGGAAGCTGAGATTGAGCAAGAAATTGCTAGTGCACGTGAAGCACTTCGCCAGCAGGTATCTGTTTTAGCCGTATCAGCAGCAGAGAAAATTATTAAAAGCGAAATCGATGCGTCCAAGCACCAAGCTATCATTGACGATATCAGTGGCAAATTAGGTGCGGTTTAA
- the atpE gene encoding F0F1 ATP synthase subunit C, which produces MEDVGLIYLAGALLMGMGAIGAAIGISMLGGRFIDGAARQPELIPLLRTQFFIVVGLIDAVPMIAVGISMYILFAVVG; this is translated from the coding sequence ATGGAAGATGTAGGTTTGATTTATTTAGCAGGTGCGTTATTAATGGGTATGGGTGCGATCGGCGCTGCAATTGGTATCAGCATGTTGGGTGGTCGTTTTATAGATGGTGCGGCTCGCCAACCTGAATTGATTCCTTTGTTACGTACGCAGTTCTTTATTGTTGTAGGTCTAATTGATGCGGTTCCAATGATTGCTGTTGGTATTTCTATGTACATTCTGTTTGCGGTCGTTGGTTAA
- the atpB gene encoding F0F1 ATP synthase subunit A: protein MAGENLTSSEYIKHHLTNLTYGQHPDGTWGIASGQEAAKEMGFWAVNIDTLGVSVILGCLFLFLFRKAASAPTTGVPTGWQNFVEMVLEFIDGSVKDSFNGRNPVIAPLALTIFVWIVLMNTMDLVPVDYIPHLGQLVGIPYLKVVPTTDPNLTFSLALAVFFLTIYYSIKVKGPGGFFAELAFHPFPKYMMPFNLLLELIALISKPISLALRLFGNMYAGEMIFILIALLPLGVQWTLSLPWAIFHILVVILQAFIFMTLTIVYLSMAHEESH from the coding sequence ATGGCAGGCGAAAACCTTACGTCATCAGAATATATTAAGCATCACTTAACCAATTTAACATATGGGCAGCACCCAGATGGGACTTGGGGTATAGCATCTGGACAAGAAGCAGCGAAAGAGATGGGCTTTTGGGCGGTCAATATAGATACGCTAGGTGTCTCTGTGATTTTAGGTTGTTTGTTTCTTTTTCTCTTTAGAAAAGCAGCTTCTGCACCAACAACAGGCGTGCCAACTGGCTGGCAAAACTTTGTTGAGATGGTATTAGAGTTTATTGATGGTAGCGTAAAAGATAGTTTTAACGGTAGAAATCCAGTTATTGCGCCACTTGCATTAACGATTTTTGTATGGATTGTGCTAATGAATACGATGGATCTAGTGCCTGTTGACTATATCCCACATTTAGGACAGCTTGTCGGTATTCCTTACCTTAAAGTGGTACCAACAACCGACCCGAATTTAACTTTCTCATTAGCGTTAGCTGTATTTTTTCTTACAATTTACTACAGCATCAAAGTTAAAGGCCCTGGTGGGTTCTTTGCTGAGTTGGCCTTCCACCCATTCCCTAAATATATGATGCCATTTAATTTGCTTTTAGAATTGATCGCATTGATTTCAAAGCCAATTTCACTAGCACTGCGTTTATTTGGAAATATGTATGCAGGTGAGATGATCTTTATTCTTATTGCTTTATTACCACTGGGTGTACAGTGGACGCTGTCATTGCCGTGGGCAATATTTCATATTTTAGTTGTTATATTACAAGCGTTTATATTTATGACGCTTACAATCGTGTACCTGAGTATGGCTCACGAAGAAAGTCATTAG
- a CDS encoding ATP synthase subunit I: MKAQSKIVVYQLALIFVVAITGYALYSEQFDLKAVLYGGFISVTASIVMAVRLSQAVKSAQKGSKRGGFYVYLGVIERLLIAIALFGAGLMWFEMSPVYTMVGLVVGQVGFILGGFRVKE; the protein is encoded by the coding sequence ATGAAAGCTCAGTCTAAAATTGTTGTTTACCAGTTAGCTTTGATTTTCGTGGTTGCAATTACAGGGTATGCCTTGTATTCAGAACAGTTTGATTTAAAAGCAGTGTTGTACGGTGGATTTATATCGGTAACGGCATCTATAGTGATGGCGGTTAGGTTAAGTCAAGCAGTAAAAAGTGCGCAAAAAGGCAGTAAGCGCGGCGGATTTTATGTTTATTTAGGCGTGATAGAGCGATTATTGATTGCCATCGCGCTTTTTGGTGCGGGGCTTATGTGGTTTGAAATGAGTCCTGTTTATACAATGGTAGGGCTGGTTGTGGGTCAAGTAGGGTTTATACTTGGCGGATTTAGAGTGAAAGAATAA
- a CDS encoding ParB/RepB/Spo0J family partition protein — MSTKKRGLGRGLDALLSHPKVGGHAKETKKLPIDLLQRGKYQPRTEFDPVQLQELADSISAQGIIQPIVVRPISGNNYEILAGERRWRAAQLAGLQDVEVVINDVDDRAAIAISLIENIQRENLNILDESEALQRLINEFEMTHQQAADAVGRSRAAVSNLLRLLELGQEAKESLRAGKIEMGHGRALLALNESQQSTMVNKVVVGGLSVRATEAMVKRALKSGEEKKNALVKDPDVERLEQDISEKLGAKVKISHSSKGDGKIIIQFSSLDELEGVLGHFK; from the coding sequence ATGTCTACAAAGAAAAGAGGGTTGGGCCGCGGGTTAGATGCATTGTTGAGTCATCCAAAGGTAGGTGGTCATGCAAAGGAAACTAAAAAACTTCCAATAGATTTATTACAGCGTGGTAAATACCAACCAAGAACAGAGTTTGATCCGGTTCAACTGCAAGAGTTAGCCGATTCAATCAGTGCGCAAGGCATTATTCAGCCAATTGTTGTGCGGCCTATTAGTGGTAATAATTATGAAATTTTGGCCGGCGAACGACGCTGGCGTGCTGCGCAATTAGCCGGTCTGCAAGATGTTGAGGTAGTTATTAATGATGTAGATGATCGTGCTGCAATAGCCATTTCATTGATTGAAAATATTCAACGAGAAAATTTAAATATTCTGGATGAGTCAGAGGCTTTGCAGCGACTAATCAATGAGTTTGAGATGACGCATCAGCAGGCAGCGGATGCAGTAGGAAGATCAAGGGCAGCGGTCAGTAATTTATTGCGTTTATTAGAATTAGGCCAGGAGGCAAAAGAAAGCCTTCGAGCTGGAAAAATCGAAATGGGGCACGGAAGAGCGTTATTAGCATTAAATGAATCGCAACAATCAACCATGGTTAATAAAGTAGTGGTTGGTGGCTTGTCGGTGCGCGCAACAGAAGCAATGGTAAAGCGAGCGCTAAAAAGCGGCGAAGAAAAGAAAAATGCTCTAGTGAAAGACCCTGACGTTGAAAGGCTGGAGCAAGATATATCAGAAAAACTAGGCGCTAAGGTGAAGATTAGCCACTCTAGTAAAGGGGATGGGAAGATAATAATTCAATTTTCATCATTGGATGAATTAGAGGGTGTGTTAGGTCATTTTAAATAA